The following are encoded in a window of Cucurbita pepo subsp. pepo cultivar mu-cu-16 chromosome LG12, ASM280686v2, whole genome shotgun sequence genomic DNA:
- the LOC111807285 gene encoding vacuole membrane protein KMS1-like produces the protein MGTVEEAASIASHDSEVSISELRRKQKEELENLTLVTQPFKTLKFFILGVLQYSKRSIAYILAKGGWFLLLHLIIGVAGILILTIEGPHEKHVEEIVKYFDYGLWWVILGVASSIGLGSGLHTFVLYLGPHIGFFTIKAVQCGRVDLKSATYDTIQLKRGPSWLEKDCSEFGPAVFTSRVPLSSILPMVQIEAILWGIGTALGELPPYFISRAARLSGGRSEAMEELDASSRETNGFIPTYLNRVKRWFLSHAQHLNFLTILLLASVPNPLFDLAGIMCGQFGIPFWEFFFATLVGKAIIKTHIQTIFIIAVCNNQLLDWIENELIWILSFVPGFSSVLPELISKLNAIKAKYLKAPSHAATNVKAKWDFSVSSIWNTIVWLMIMNFSVKIMTSTAQRYLKQQQDEELAALTNKVPASACSN, from the exons ATGGGGACTGTTGAAGAAGCAGCTTCCATTGCTTCTCATGATTCTGAAGTATCCATTTCAG AGCTACGTAGAAAGCAAAAGGAAGAACTCGAAAATTTGACATTGGTGACTCAACCATTCAAAACATtgaagtttttcattttgggtGTTCTTCAATATAGCAAACGCTCGATTGCATACATTTTAGCGAAAGGTGGTTGGTTTTTGCTCTTACACTTGATTATTGGGGTAGCtggaattttgattttgacgATCGAAGGGCCACATGAGAAG CATGTTGAGGAGATTGTGAAATACTTTGACTACGGCTTGTGGTGGGTGATCCTTGGAGTTGCATCATCAATTGGTCTTG GGTCTGGTCTGCATACTTTTGTCCTTTATCTTGGGCCTCACATTGGGTTTTTCACGATAAAGGCGGTGCAGTGTGGTCGAGTGGACTTGAAGAGTGCCACTTATGACACaatacaattgaaaagaggCCCATCGTGGCTCGAGAAGGATTGTTCAGAATTTGGACCTGCAGTTTTCACATCACGAGTCCCACTCAGCAGCATATTGCCAATGGTTCAGATAGAGGCAATTCTGTGGGGTATTGGGACCGCCCTAGGAGAGCTTCCTCCGTATTTTATCTCAAGGGCAG CACGCCTCTCCGGTGGCAGATCAGAAGCAATGGAAGAACTAGATGCCTCTTCGAGGGAAACTAATGGATTCATTCCAACATACTTAAATAGAGTGAAGCGATGGTTCCTTTCACACGCTCAACATTTGAATTTCCTTACTATTCTACTGCTTGCTTCG GTTCCAAATCCTCTGTTTGACTTGGCGGGCATTATGTGTGGACAATTCGGGATTCCTTTCTGGGAATTCTTTTTCGCCACGCTCGTCGGAAAAGCAATTATCAAAACTCACATCCAG ACCATTTTCATCATTGCCGTTTGCAACAATCAACTTCTTGATTGGATAGAAAACGAACTAATATGGATACTCAGCTTCGTGCCTGGATTTTCATCGGTCTTGCCCGAGCTCATTTCCAAGCTCAATGCAATCAAAGCTAAGTATCTGAAAGCGCCATCTCATGCGGCCACTAATGTCAAG GCCAAATGGGATTTCTCAGTTTCATCCATCTGGAACACTATAGTATGGCTCATGATCATGAACTTCTCTGTCAAGATTATGACTTCAACTGCCCAAAGGTACTTGAAGCAACAGCAAGATGAGGAGCTGGCTGCGTTGACGAACAAAGTTCCTGCATCGGCATGCTCGAATTAA